CAGCCCGGCCCGGGAGTTCTTGGAATCCGCCGATGAAGAGCAGGCCCGCGTTCTTTCGATCCTTTTGGCAGGATCGCAGGTTTTGCCGGGATGGTTGGCACGCCACCCGGAATGGCTGGAGGACCTGAGACCGGATGAGCTCCGTCATTCCCGGCGACGGCAAGGGCTCGAACGGCAGCTGCAGGAGGTTCTGGCCCGAGCCGGTCAGGGGCTGACTCCCGCGCTGGCAGCAATCCGGCTTTTCAAGCAGCGACAGCAACTGCGCATCGCGGCCCGCGACCTGGCCGGACTGGCCACGGTGGACGAGGTGATCCGCGAACTTTCCGATCTCGCCGATGTCTGTCTGGGAACCGTTTGGCAGCTTTGCTGTGGGGAAATGCTGCGCCGGCACGGTACGCCCTGGGAACAGGATCCCGCCGGCCGGTGGCGCCCCATCCGCGCCTGTGTCCTGGGCATGGGCAAACTGGGCGGACAGGAGCTGAACTATTGTTCCGACGTGGACCTGCTGTTCGTCTACAGCGAGGAGGGACTGGTGCTGACGGAACCTCCCCGCAATCGCCGTCCCGTCGCGGCCAGGTGGACGGCCCACCAGTTTTTCCAGCGACTGGCGGAGTTCTTCATCGAAGAGGTGACACGCCTCACCTCGGAAGGCGACCTGTACCGGGTGGACATGCGACTGCGCCCGGAAGGCGACAGCGGCCCGCTGGCGCGCTCCATTGGCAGCTATGAGACCTACTATGCCCAGTGGGGACAGACATGGGAAAGAATGATGCTCATGAAAACGCGCGGCGTGGCCGGAGACGCCGAGGTGGCCGCCGAGTTCATTGAAACCATCCAGTCCTTCCGATACCCGCGGTCGGTCAGCCCTTCCGTACTGGAGGAGGTGGCCGCAGTCAAACAGCGAATTGAGAAGGAGGTCCTCCGGCCGGATGAACTGGACCGAAACGTCAAGCTCGGCCGGGGCGGCATCCGCGAAATCGAATTCATCGTGCAGGCGCTGCAGCTGTTGCACGCCGGCAGGCAACCGTTTCTGCAGGTGGCCCAAACCCTGGTGGCATTGGAAAAGCTGACGCAATACGAGCTCCTGCCCCGCCAGGCTGCCGCAGACCTGGCCGCGGCCTACCGTTTTCTGCGGAAGTTGGAGCACCGGCTGCAGATGGAAGCGCACCAGCAAACCCACCTCCTGCCGACATCCGAGCGCGACCTGCAGCGGCTGGCCGCGCTCATGGGGCTCCCGGACGCCGAGGCGCTCCGAACTCAGTACCGCGAACACACCAGCCGGGTCCGGGCCCTCTACGAAAATTTGCTCCCCACGCCGACACCGTCAGTGCAAACTCCCCTGCCCTTTCCTGACCGGTTCGCGGGTCGGGAGTCGGAATGGAAGCAGATCCTGGCGCAACGCGGATTCCGTGAGCCCGAGCCGGGCGTGCGGCGGTTGCGCGAGTTTGTGGAGGGACCGGGTTTCGGTCACGTTTCCTCCCGGACCACGGAGCTGGCCTGGCGCCTGTTGGAACGCTTCTTTGCCCTGTGCCCCGGGCCGGAGCAACGGGAAAACCTCCCCAACGCGGCCGGCGAACTCCTGCCCGAGAGACGGGTGCTTTCGGACCCCGACCGGGTGCTGGTCCGGCTGGATTCCTACGTCCAGGCTTACGGTGCGCGGGCCACGTTGTTTGAAACGTGGCACAGCAACCCGGCCTTGTTTGACCTGCTGCTGTTGTTGTTTGATCGGTCCGAATTCCTGGCCGAGGCGGCCATCCGGACACCGGACCTGGTGGAGGACCAGGTCCTGAGCGGCCGACTGCGCCGACGGCGGTCGGCAGAGGAAATCCTCTCGGACCTGCGGCTGGGAGGCGATGAACCCGATCCATGGGCCTGGCTGCGAAGGTATCACCAGGCCGAGCAAATGCGCATCGGACTTCGCGATATTCTGGGCCTGGCCGATCCGGAGCAGTACCTCGAGGAACTGACCGCCCTGGCCGAAGCATGCCTGCAATTTGCCCTGGAGGTGATCATGCGACGCCACCGACTGCGGCGACCGCCATTTGCCGTCATCGGCCTCGGGAAACTCGGTGGAGGGGAGATTGATTACGGATCGGACCTCGACATCCTGCTGGTTTCGGCCACCCGTCACCATGCTCCCGACAGACTGCAGCGGTGGGCAGCCGAATGGATGGACCTTTTGAACCGCCGCACCGAACTGGGCCTGGTGTTTGTGATGGATGCCCGGCTGCGGCCCGACGGCGAAAAGGGCTTGCTGGTCAACACCCTCGAGGCTTGTGAGGAGTATTACCGCCGACGCGCGCAACTGTGGGAGATCCAGGCCCTGACCCGCGCTCGCGCCGTGGCCGGCGACCGTGA
Above is a genomic segment from Limisphaera ngatamarikiensis containing:
- the glnE gene encoding bifunctional [glutamate--ammonia ligase]-adenylyl-L-tyrosine phosphorylase/[glutamate--ammonia-ligase] adenylyltransferase, producing the protein MKRLSVWEPALKRSPDPARARQHWETLWDSPAREFLESADEEQARVLSILLAGSQVLPGWLARHPEWLEDLRPDELRHSRRRQGLERQLQEVLARAGQGLTPALAAIRLFKQRQQLRIAARDLAGLATVDEVIRELSDLADVCLGTVWQLCCGEMLRRHGTPWEQDPAGRWRPIRACVLGMGKLGGQELNYCSDVDLLFVYSEEGLVLTEPPRNRRPVAARWTAHQFFQRLAEFFIEEVTRLTSEGDLYRVDMRLRPEGDSGPLARSIGSYETYYAQWGQTWERMMLMKTRGVAGDAEVAAEFIETIQSFRYPRSVSPSVLEEVAAVKQRIEKEVLRPDELDRNVKLGRGGIREIEFIVQALQLLHAGRQPFLQVAQTLVALEKLTQYELLPRQAAADLAAAYRFLRKLEHRLQMEAHQQTHLLPTSERDLQRLAALMGLPDAEALRTQYREHTSRVRALYENLLPTPTPSVQTPLPFPDRFAGRESEWKQILAQRGFREPEPGVRRLREFVEGPGFGHVSSRTTELAWRLLERFFALCPGPEQRENLPNAAGELLPERRVLSDPDRVLVRLDSYVQAYGARATLFETWHSNPALFDLLLLLFDRSEFLAEAAIRTPDLVEDQVLSGRLRRRRSAEEILSDLRLGGDEPDPWAWLRRYHQAEQMRIGLRDILGLADPEQYLEELTALAEACLQFALEVIMRRHRLRRPPFAVIGLGKLGGGEIDYGSDLDILLVSATRHHAPDRLQRWAAEWMDLLNRRTELGLVFVMDARLRPDGEKGLLVNTLEACEEYYRRRAQLWEIQALTRARAVAGDREVGAAFESLAAALANFRPEHVAAGFPCRTLSSGRRRHNLSGTGLAAWGPDWRERIHKMRMRIEKERTPPGQDDLAIKTGRGGLMDAEFIAQMLCLQEGWHEPNTVRALQRAAEAALLPEGPRLIENYRRLRRVEGVLRRWSYEGESVLPADPAPYRRVSVRCGFESPEAFRKALAEWRTAIRTVYEQVFCAARP